The DNA sequence GGGGACCTGGGGGGACCGGGCGGCGACAGCAGCGCCATAGCCAACGGGCGTCCGGACTACCGTTACCAGGGCAACAAGGTCAAAGAGCCGGACAGCAGGACGGCACCTGTCTGGCAAAGCAACATGAGCAGAGAgagcccccgcccccatgtCACAAAGGGCGGGGTGAGGGACAGAGCCCGAGTGGAGGAGGCGGCTCTTTTAGCCACAGCGCAGCTCCCTAACAGCCAGAACCCGGAGTCCGGAGCGCAGACTGCCTCGCGCCGGGACCGGAGCGCGGACCTCAGCACTCACAACGGGATGACCCAGcgagggaggggccagggcgGGGGAGACGGGCTCTGCCCCCTGCTCGTGCCAGgccaggagggagaggagatgcCCCTCTGCTCGGCTCAGGACGGCTGGCCTCCGGGCACCCCCGCCGAACGGGGGTCAGCTTACCCCCGCCAGCCCGTTCCGTCAGCGTTAAAAAAAGCGCTGGGGGAAGGGAGACGGGCcacgggggaggagggggagacgCCTGGCTCTCCCTCTGAGGGAGGCATCTGGACTGTTTCGGGTACAGCCAGCGAGGGCTCTGCAGTCCAGAGTGGGCGGGAGGCTGGGGATCAGGACGCCTCCCTTTCAGAAGTTAAACAGGATGGAAGCTTCTCTGGCCAGGACCCCGTTTTTAAACCGGGGGAGTTTTTGGTCACGACTGAAGCCAGGACTGGAGCAGCTGCTGTTTCAGTCGACGATACGGAGTCCGGACAAAGGAGTCCGCACTCCCATAGAGAGACTGTGAGGGATCAACAGCACAAAgtcccacagcacagagatctACAACAAAGGGATCTTCAGCACAGAGATCTACAACAAATGAATCTACAGCACCAGGatccacagcacagagatctacagtacaaatatttacagcacagagatctACAACAAAGGgatctacagcacagagatctACAACAAATGAATCTACAGCACCAGGatccacagcacagagatctacagtacaaatatttacagcacaGTGATCCACAGCAGCGAgatttacagcacagagatcCTCAACAAAGAGATCTACTGCACCAGGATCTAGAGCACAGAGATCTACagtacaaatatttacagcacagagatctACAACAAAGGGATCTGCAGAACCAGgatctacagcacagagatctgTACATGAATCCACAGCATAGTGGTCCACAGTACAGAGATCTACAGCACCAGGACCTACAGCACTATAACTCACAGCACGGAGATCTACAGTTCAGGGATCTACAGTACAGAGATCTACAACACCAGGATTTACCGCACAGCGATCCTCAGCACAGAGATGCACAGCAGTCAAATATGGCCGATCCCAAAGAAATGTGGAGAGAGCTCCTGTTGGCTGATGAGGTGGTGGAGAAACTTGTCACTCAGGGTCATGATGTCACCAGCACTCCCTCAGCCCACTCAGCTACAGGTGAGGAGACTCTCAGCCCAGTCTTGACTCCAAACCTCAGGACTCTAGACAAACACCTTCCTAAAGATTCAGAGACAGGGAATAACCCGCCAGCATCTGAATCTGCCACACCTCCGTCCCTGTCACCCACACCCTCTCCCCTGCCAAACATGTCCTCCCCTTTGCCAACCACACCTTCCCCCCTGCCAGACACACCTCCCCCCCTGCgcgagaggagagaagaaatcATGCACGCACAGATGGAAAGAGAGCATCCTTTCTTCACTGATGCAACATCTGCGCCGTCCACTGTCCAGGCGCTCCCACTGACGGACCCATTTGGGACGCCTGACCACCCAAGCCCCATTCCAAATGCGGGACCCGTGGCAGAGAGGGACATGTTGAACCCGACCCTGCATGCCGACCACATCTAcactgagccccgcccacacagagACCACACCCCCACGGAGCACCACCCACACAGAGACCACACCCATGCTGAGAGCGCAGAGACAAACACACTGGCCACGACTCGGcgcgatgacatcactgcctcGGGGCCCCCGCCAAGCAGGAATAAACCCAAGGGGCCCCCTCCGCCCGTCCCCAAGAAACCCAAAAACCCCTTCCTCCGTCCCGGGGGAGAACCCCACCTCCACACGCCCCCTCCTGTCCGAGACCCCTCAAAGCCCAAAGGGCCACCTCCGCCGGTCCCCAAGAAACCCAAGTTTTGCCCCTTCCTGCTGGGATTGGAGCGGGGAGAGCCCCGCCCGCACCCCCTGAGCGAGCCGGACCTGGAGCTGCTCCCCGAGGAGTGGCTCCCGAGGGCCGAGCCGGAGCCCCCATGCGGGGCGGAGGGAGAGAACGAGTGGGCCGACCCTCTGGACCAGGACCTCCTGGCCTACTTGGAGTCAGCAGAGCTACCACCCAGACCAGTCTCAGAGCTCATAAGGGAGAGACTGCTACTGCAGGAGAGAAGCTGGTACCAGGCCCATGACCAGAACCACGACCACAATCACAACCACAACCAGGCCAGGCAGGGCCCGCACACAGTGCGCAGAATGCTGGAGGACGGCCAGGCGGTGAAGGTGGCTCTGATAAAAGAGACCTTCGACGTTCCCAGACGGACCCCTGAAAATCTACCTGAGCCCACACCCAGGAAAAGTAAGGCCATACCGATGAGTACATGTCACAGAGCAGTAAATGTCAATTTGTGTGAAAACCATTACCTGTATTGTGACAGTTTGAATTAAGTGGTCTTAAGTACGGTTTTGTTATTACTGTCCTTAAGACTGTTTACTCAAACCgaatattttacctttttttacatttatgaagTGGTACTCAGTGCAAAGGAAACAGAGGCCAAGAAACACAACTTCCATAGATTTGTATT is a window from the Anguilla rostrata isolate EN2019 chromosome 14, ASM1855537v3, whole genome shotgun sequence genome containing:
- the LOC135239298 gene encoding uncharacterized protein LOC135239298 isoform X1, coding for MRMGQRQDKTSGQGVKAGPPEAPQGGEDTCRQFGDLGGPGGDSSAIANGRPDYRYQGNKVKEPDSRTAPVWQSNMSRESPRPHVTKGGVRDRARVEEAALLATAQLPNSQNPESGAQTASRRDRSADLSTHNGMTQRGRGQGGGDGLCPLLVPGQEGEEMPLCSAQDGWPPGTPAERGSAYPRQPVPSALKKALGEGRRATGEEGETPGSPSEGGIWTVSGTASEGSAVQSGREAGDQDASLSEVKQDGSFSGQDPVFKPGEFLVTTEARTGAAAVSVDDTESGQRSPHSHRETVRDQQHKVPQHRDLQQRDLQHRDLQQMNLQHQDPQHRDLQYKYLQHRDLQQRDLQHRDLQQMNLQHQDPQHRDLQYKYLQHSDPQQRDLQHRDPQQRDLLHQDLEHRDLQYKYLQHRDLQQRDLQNQDLQHRDLYMNPQHSGPQYRDLQHQDLQHYNSQHGDLQFRDLQYRDLQHQDLPHSDPQHRDAQQSNMADPKEMWRELLLADEVVEKLVTQGHDVTSTPSAHSATGEETLSPVLTPNLRTLDKHLPKDSETGNNPPASESATPPSLSPTPSPLPNMSSPLPTTPSPLPDTPPPLRERREEIMHAQMEREHPFFTDATSAPSTVQALPLTDPFGTPDHPSPIPNAGPVAERDMLNPTLHADHIYTEPRPHRDHTPTEHHPHRDHTHAESAETNTLATTRRDDITASGPPPSRNKPKGPPPPVPKKPKNPFLRPGGEPHLHTPPPVRDPSKPKGPPPPVPKKPKFCPFLLGLERGEPRPHPLSEPDLELLPEEWLPRAEPEPPCGAEGENEWADPLDQDLLAYLESAELPPRPVSELIRERLLLQERSWYQAHDQNHDHNHNHNQARQGPHTVRRMLEDGQAVKVALIKETFDVPRRTPENLPEPTPRKNMFRRVVRQSKFRHVFGQAVKNDQCYDDIRVSRVTWDSSFCAVNPKFVAIIIEASGGGAFLVLPLQKMGRIDKAYPTVCGHTGPVLDIDWCPHNDQVIASGSEDCTVMVWQIPENGLVSPLSEPAVVLEGHSKRVGIVTWHPTARNVLLSAGCDNMIIVWNVGTGEAVIQLEDLHPDLIYSACWNRNGSLICTACKDKRVRVIDPRKERVIAEKDKAHEGARPMRAIFLADGNIFTTGFSRMSERQLALWDPKNIEEPISVHEMDTSNGVLLPFYDPDTSIVYLCGKGDSSIRYFEITDEAPFVHYLNTFSTKEPQRGVGYMPKRGLDVNKCEIARFYKLHERKCEPIIMTVPRKSDLFQDDLYPDTAGPDWALEAEDWFQGRNGDPILISLKHGYVPGKNRDLKVVKKNVLESKAAKTENSAPAHKQASPTPSIQREARLEDIVKELRTVREMVSSQERRITKLEEQMAKLSI